A DNA window from Roseovarius sp. Pro17 contains the following coding sequences:
- a CDS encoding DeoR family transcriptional regulator, with translation MVHLNSHLRDHILHNFNTRGRISDTAIVTEVNVSDETVHCNLKNFETEGALRRAHGAVIQDVQRTDFQLA, from the coding sequence ATGGTCCATTTGAACAGTCACCTGCGGGACCACATCCTGCACAACTTCAACACACGTGGGCGGATATCGGACACGGCTATCGTCACCGAAGTGAACGTCTCTGATGAAACCGTCCACTGCAATCTGAAGAACTTCGAGACTGAGGGGGCTTTGCGCCGCGCCCATGGCGCAGTGATCCAAGACGTGCAGCGGACCGATTTCCAGTTAGCGTGA